The Paenibacillus swuensis genome contains the following window.
GCTTTGCGTATCCCTTTAAACGGTATGCGCTCTTCCGCGCCGCCTGTAACAACAGCCGCTGCCGGTGTTGCTTTAGCTGTTTCCGTTGGAGCTGCTTCCGCGTCGGCAACAGGGGTAGTTTCAGCAGCAGGTGCTGGAGCCGCGCCGTTAAAGCCTTCAACATCTTCACGGGTAATACGGCCGTTCTTGCCTGTTCCGCTAAGCTGAGAAAGATTTACACCTTTCTCGCGAGCGAATTTACGAACGCTTGGCGTAGCCAAAACTTCGCCGGAAGTTTTTTCAGGAGCCGCCGTAGCAGCCGCAGGCGTTTGTGCGATCGCACCGGAAGCAGCATCCTTGCTCTCAGCCGGTACAGGTGTATCTTGTTTCACGTCTGCTCCGCCTGTTGCAACGGATTCATTCGGCGCTGTTTCTTCTGCTTCTGCGGTTTCGGCGCCGGCAGGAAGTTCGCCTTCCACTTCAATGGTTGCTACCGTGTCGCCGACGTGACAGATTTGTCCGTCCTTCACAAGCACTTCAACGATCTTGCCGTTCACCGGACATGGCACTTCAACAATCGCCTTGTCATTCTGTACTTCCATAATAATATCTTCGTCAGTTACCGTTTGGCCTGGTTTGATAAGCATTTTGACGATTTCACCTTCGTGAATGCCTTCACCAAGCTCCGGGAATGGATATTTGTAAATAGCCAATAGTGGACCTCCTCAGTGAAACGATTTATCGGAATCTATGTTGAGTTCTAACTGCAATTAAAATTCAAGAACTTTGTTAACCGCCTCTATAACACGAGCCGGGTTCGGCAGCCACTGGTCTTCAACCAATGCGAAAGGATATACCGTATCCGGACCCGCTACACGAAGCACGGGAGCTTCCAGGTGAAGGATAGCTTTTTCATTAATTTGGGCAATAATTTCCGCTGCGGCGCCGGAAGTCTTCTGAGCTTCCTGTACAACGATAGCACGGTTCGTTTTCTTAATGGATTCAACGATGGTGTCGATATCCAACGGCAATAGGGTACGAAGATCGATAACTTCAACTTCGATACCTTTCTTCTCCAGTTCTTCCGCCGCCTTCACGGACGTATGAACCATGGCGCCGTATGTCAAGATGGTTACATGTTTCCCCTCGCGAACGACATTCGCTTTACCGATTTCGACCGTGTATTCGCCTTCCGGCACTTCCGCGCGGAAAGAACGGTACAAGTTCAGATGCTCCATAAAGAAGACAGGGTCATTGTCGCGAATCGCGGAAATGAGCAAACCTTTCGCATCATAAGGATTGGACGGAATGACCAGTTTAATACCCGGGGATTGAAGAATTAAACCTTCCAGTGAATCCGTGTGTAATTCCGCAGCTTTTACACCGCCGCCGAAAGGCGTGCGGAAAACGATCGGGCTGTTATACTTTCCGCCGGAGCGGTAGCGCATACGAGCCGCTTGAACCAGCATCTGGTCCAAAGCTTCGTAGATGAAACCTACAAACTGGATTTCAGCAATCGGACGGAAGCCTTGTGTTCCGAGACCAACCGCCAAACCGGCGATCGCCGATTCCGCAAGAGGTGTATCGAATACGCGATCCTCGCCGAATTCTCCTTGCAAACCCTCTGTCGCGCGGAATACCCCGCCGACCTTACCTACGTCTTCACCGAAGATCAGAACGTTAGGGTCGCGTTCCAATTCAACGCGCATTGCATCTTTAATCGCTTGAATCATTGTCATTTGTGCCATGACTTATCTTATCCTCCCTCGATCGTTCAGCTGAATCCGACTGTAAGCCGCATTCTATAATCCGATTTATTTGAACTCTTCCATTTGCTCTTTAAGGTGTTTAGGTGTTTCTTCGAACATGCTGTCGATCAAGCCGGCTACAGTCATCTTCTCAGCAGCCTCAGCTTTCTTGATGTTCTCCAGTACAGAAGCTTTGGCTTCTTCTTTCACACGGTCATCATCCGCATCGGTCCAAAGACCTTTCTTCACAAGGTAGTTCCGGAAACGTACAATCGGATCCTTCGCTCCCCATAATTCTTCTTCGTCCTTCGTGCGGTATTTCGTCGTATCATCAGCCAGGGAGTGAGGTCTGAAACGGTAAGTCAACATCTCAATCAGTGTTGCGCCTCCGCCGTTAACAGCGTGCTCTCTTGCTTCCTGAACCGCTTTAACAACAGCCAAAACATCCATACCGTCAACTTGCACACCGCGAATACCGGCAGCCAGCGCTTTGTGAGCGACAGACTGTGCAGCGGTTTGCTTGGAGAACGGAGTCGTAATCGCATAACCGTTATTCTGAACGACATAAATAACAGGAAGCTTAAACGCTCCTGCAAAGTTTAGTCCCTCGTAGAAATCGCCTTCGGAAGAACCGCCGTCACCTGTGTAAGTAATCGCTACATTCTTCTTGTCTCTCTTCTTCAAGCCCATCGCAATTCCGGTAGCGTGAAGAATTTGAGCGCCGATAATAATCTGCGGCATAAGCACGTTCACATCATCAGGCACTTGTCCGCCGTGTTGGTGACCGCGGGAATATAGGAACGCTTGATACAACGGAAGTCCGTGCCATACAATTTGCGGCATATCCCGGTATCCAGGGCAGATCCAGTCTTCACGATCCAACGCATATTCGCTTCCGATCATAGATGCTTCCTGTCCGGATACCGGAGCGTAGAATCCAAGTCTTCCTTGACGTCCCAAATTCACGGCACGCTCGTCCCAAGTACGCGTGAACAGCATACGGTACATAATTTCTTTCAATTGTTCGTCCGTTAGTTGGGGCAGGTATGCTTCGTTAGCCACTTCACCTTCCGGAGTAAGCACGAATAAGGGTTCTACGTTGTCGCTATAGACTTCGTACGGCAGCTTGCTCATCAATTTCACCTCAATATAGAATTTAAAAATCTAATTAATATTCTGTTATAGAAATATTATACCTCTGTTGTACCCGTTTGGTCAAAAGAATTGTTTGAAATCCTTGAATTCCTCTGATATCTTGTATATAACAGGGCAAAAAAATTACTAGTACAGAATAATACAAGAACGTACTTTTTACCAGTTCCTTGTCCTATTTTTACCCAAGATCGGCTATAATAATTTCATTCTAGAAAAAAGAAGGTTGTACACATGACGGATTCCAAATACTATAAACGCACGATTGTCAAAGAAACAATCTCTTCAACTCACTTGCAAGAGGACCGAAATCTAAGAATTTTCCTGCCTCCGGGTTATAATGAAGTACTCAGTTACCCTGTTATGTATTGTCAGGACGGTGAGGATTTCTTCAACTTCGGCCGAGTGGCCACACACATGACCCGGCTGATTCTGGATGAGGATTATGAACCTGTCATCATTGTCGGTGTGGATGTGGATAAATCGGTCCGTACCTCTGAATATTCACCGGATGGAACGCGATTTGAACCGTATACCCGTTTTTTTGCTGAGGAATTGATACCCTATATTGAACAAAAGTATGCGGCGCGTCAAGAACGCTCCGAGCGTGTGCTGGCCGGTGATTCTTTAGGCGGTACGGTCTCTCTTCATATTGCGTTAAACTACCCGGAGTTATTCGATAAGGTGTTGTCTCTTTCAGGCGCATTCTATGAATCCACTTTGGCTAGGTTAACTCAGGA
Protein-coding sequences here:
- a CDS encoding dihydrolipoamide acetyltransferase family protein, whose product is MAIYKYPFPELGEGIHEGEIVKMLIKPGQTVTDEDIIMEVQNDKAIVEVPCPVNGKIVEVLVKDGQICHVGDTVATIEVEGELPAGAETAEAEETAPNESVATGGADVKQDTPVPAESKDAASGAIAQTPAAATAAPEKTSGEVLATPSVRKFAREKGVNLSQLSGTGKNGRITREDVEGFNGAAPAPAAETTPVADAEAAPTETAKATPAAAVVTGGAEERIPFKGIRKAIANAMVKSVYTAPHVTIMDEVDVTKLVDFRTKLKPAMEKKGIKVTYLPFIVKALVAACREFPIMNSTIDEAANEIVYKKYYNIGIAADTDNGLVVPVVHEADRKNVWNVANEIKELAGKARDGKLAPAEMKGGTITISNIGSAGGMFFTPVINFPEVAILGTGRITEKAIVKNGEIVAAPVMALSLSFDHRVIDGATAQNFMNYIKNLLADPELFMMEV
- a CDS encoding alpha-ketoacid dehydrogenase subunit beta — translated: MAQMTMIQAIKDAMRVELERDPNVLIFGEDVGKVGGVFRATEGLQGEFGEDRVFDTPLAESAIAGLAVGLGTQGFRPIAEIQFVGFIYEALDQMLVQAARMRYRSGGKYNSPIVFRTPFGGGVKAAELHTDSLEGLILQSPGIKLVIPSNPYDAKGLLISAIRDNDPVFFMEHLNLYRSFRAEVPEGEYTVEIGKANVVREGKHVTILTYGAMVHTSVKAAEELEKKGIEVEVIDLRTLLPLDIDTIVESIKKTNRAIVVQEAQKTSGAAAEIIAQINEKAILHLEAPVLRVAGPDTVYPFALVEDQWLPNPARVIEAVNKVLEF
- the pdhA gene encoding pyruvate dehydrogenase (acetyl-transferring) E1 component subunit alpha, encoding MSKLPYEVYSDNVEPLFVLTPEGEVANEAYLPQLTDEQLKEIMYRMLFTRTWDERAVNLGRQGRLGFYAPVSGQEASMIGSEYALDREDWICPGYRDMPQIVWHGLPLYQAFLYSRGHQHGGQVPDDVNVLMPQIIIGAQILHATGIAMGLKKRDKKNVAITYTGDGGSSEGDFYEGLNFAGAFKLPVIYVVQNNGYAITTPFSKQTAAQSVAHKALAAGIRGVQVDGMDVLAVVKAVQEAREHAVNGGGATLIEMLTYRFRPHSLADDTTKYRTKDEEELWGAKDPIVRFRNYLVKKGLWTDADDDRVKEEAKASVLENIKKAEAAEKMTVAGLIDSMFEETPKHLKEQMEEFK
- a CDS encoding alpha/beta hydrolase, translated to MTDSKYYKRTIVKETISSTHLQEDRNLRIFLPPGYNEVLSYPVMYCQDGEDFFNFGRVATHMTRLILDEDYEPVIIVGVDVDKSVRTSEYSPDGTRFEPYTRFFAEELIPYIEQKYAARQERSERVLAGDSLGGTVSLHIALNYPELFDKVLSLSGAFYESTLARLTQETDLSRLDMYMVIGLQEESVVTDHGTLDFLSFNRRAHEILVERGAKPLYSEQEGKHVWGFWQGVLPEALQYFYNR